One Streptomyces drozdowiczii DNA segment encodes these proteins:
- a CDS encoding alpha/beta fold hydrolase produces MSETPPNTLQYRFDGPEDAPVLVIGPSLGTTWHMWDRQIPELTRLWRVFRYDLPGHGGAPARPATAVAELGDRLLATLDGVGVQRFGYVGCSIGGAIGADLALRHPHRVAALALVASSARFGSADEFRQRGVIVRTNGLEPMARTAPERWFTPAFAAAQPAIVEWAVQMVRTTDPGCYIAACEALAAFDVRTELSRIPVPTLVVVGAEDRVTGPGDARTLVAGIPDARLALVPGASHLAPVEQPGAVTDLLLTHFSTAWQDTQAAIPMPDSVPRLSAPVQPVAEIAPAGPAPEAAAGGRPDPYAPGMRLRREVLGDAQVDGVMAAADDFTEDFQELVTRYAWGEVWNREGLDRRTRSTVTLTALVASGRMESLAAHTRAALRNGLTPTEIREVLMQTAVYCGVPAASAAFTIAQSVIRAETTPPA; encoded by the coding sequence GTGAGTGAGACACCACCGAACACCCTGCAATACCGCTTTGACGGGCCGGAAGACGCCCCGGTCCTGGTCATCGGCCCCTCACTGGGTACCACATGGCACATGTGGGACCGTCAGATACCCGAGCTGACCCGGCTCTGGAGAGTCTTCCGGTACGACCTCCCCGGTCACGGCGGCGCCCCCGCCCGGCCCGCGACTGCCGTGGCCGAGCTGGGGGACCGGCTTCTCGCGACGCTCGACGGGGTCGGGGTCCAGCGGTTCGGGTACGTGGGGTGTTCCATCGGCGGGGCGATCGGCGCGGACCTGGCGCTGCGGCATCCGCACCGGGTGGCCGCGCTCGCACTGGTGGCGTCCTCGGCCCGGTTCGGCAGCGCCGACGAGTTCCGGCAGCGCGGCGTCATCGTCCGTACGAACGGCCTGGAGCCCATGGCGCGCACCGCGCCCGAGCGCTGGTTCACGCCCGCCTTCGCCGCCGCGCAGCCCGCCATCGTGGAGTGGGCCGTCCAGATGGTGCGGACCACCGACCCGGGGTGCTACATCGCCGCCTGCGAGGCCCTGGCAGCCTTCGACGTCCGTACGGAACTGAGCCGCATCCCCGTCCCCACCCTCGTCGTGGTCGGGGCGGAGGACCGGGTGACCGGGCCCGGCGACGCCCGCACCCTGGTCGCCGGGATACCCGACGCCCGGCTCGCCCTGGTCCCCGGGGCCTCGCACCTCGCGCCCGTCGAGCAGCCCGGGGCGGTCACCGATCTCCTGCTCACCCACTTCTCCACCGCCTGGCAGGACACCCAGGCGGCCATCCCGATGCCGGACTCCGTGCCCCGGCTCTCCGCCCCCGTCCAGCCCGTCGCGGAGATCGCCCCCGCCGGACCGGCCCCCGAGGCGGCGGCCGGTGGGCGCCCCGACCCGTACGCGCCGGGCATGCGGCTGCGGCGCGAGGTGCTGGGCGACGCCCAGGTCGACGGGGTCATGGCCGCCGCCGACGACTTCACCGAGGACTTCCAGGAGCTGGTCACCCGGTACGCCTGGGGCGAGGTGTGGAACCGGGAGGGCCTCGACCGGCGCACCCGCTCCACGGTCACCCTCACCGCCCTCGTCGCCTCCGGGCGGATGGAGAGCCTGGCCGCGCACACCCGGGCCGCCCTGCGCAACGGACTCACGCCCACCGAGATCCGCGAGGTGCTGATGCAGACGGCCGTGTACTGCGGGGTTCCGGCCGCGAGCGCCGCCTTCACGATCGCCCAGTCGGTGATTCGGGCGGAAACGACACCGCCCGCGTAG
- a CDS encoding ArsR/SmtB family transcription factor: MEEQPDGLVRNLDARSLRGLAHPLRMRLLDALRFDGPATASQLAAKLGESSGATSYHLRQLAAHGFIKDAPEHGKGRERWWQAASQGLTFDESLLNHSSPEVRGAAEMYLHEVAHTQARDLTTWLGDRSTWPDEWSRAWDMSSATLRLTPGLALELIEKMHALIDEYRDRITDEDEGDSSRVRVHTHAFPLTTE, from the coding sequence ATGGAAGAACAGCCCGACGGACTGGTCCGCAATCTCGACGCCCGCTCGCTGCGCGGGCTCGCCCATCCGCTGCGCATGCGGCTGCTGGACGCGCTCCGCTTCGACGGGCCGGCCACCGCATCCCAACTCGCCGCGAAACTGGGCGAGTCGAGCGGGGCCACCAGCTACCACCTGCGGCAGCTCGCGGCGCACGGGTTCATCAAGGACGCGCCCGAGCACGGCAAGGGGCGGGAGCGCTGGTGGCAGGCGGCGAGCCAGGGGCTGACCTTTGACGAGTCCCTGCTCAACCACTCCAGCCCGGAGGTGCGCGGCGCCGCCGAGATGTATCTGCACGAGGTCGCGCACACCCAGGCGCGGGACCTGACGACCTGGCTCGGCGACCGCAGCACCTGGCCCGATGAGTGGAGCCGCGCCTGGGACATGAGCAGCGCGACCCTGCGGCTGACGCCCGGGCTCGCCCTGGAGCTCATCGAGAAGATGCACGCGCTCATCGACGAGTACCGCGACCGGATCACCGACGAGGACGAGGGCGACAGCTCCCGCGTACGCGTCCACACCCATGCGTTCCCCCTCACCACCGAGTAA
- a CDS encoding metallophosphoesterase codes for MTDTSEARSADGGAAAAPPSPVRRLMRYIPLVAPVLLWAVPCWVLLYTGQHWPLPVTVAGTCLFALGLVTMPVAMMRGHGKRQQDRAAIVGDSMLGSIWVLFTWSVLLGTVLRLVLALAGAGDGQDRARIVTWSVLGAAAALLGWGYAEARRVPRVRRVDVRLPRLGRGLDGTRVVLITDTHYGPLDRARWSERVCAEVNALEADVVCHTGDIADGTADRRRAQAAPLGTVRAAHARVYVTGNHEYYSEAQGWVDLMDELGWQPLRNRHVLVERGGDTLVVAGVDDVTAESSGLAGHRAHLAGALDGADPELPVLLLAHQPKFIDRAAEGGVDLQLSGHTHGGQIWPFHYLVRLDQPAVAGLSRHGDRTQLYTSRGTGFWGPPFRVFAPSEITLLVLRAPDGAAGTAAS; via the coding sequence GTGACCGACACCAGCGAGGCCCGGTCCGCGGACGGCGGGGCGGCAGCGGCGCCGCCGAGCCCGGTCCGGCGCCTGATGCGTTACATACCCCTGGTCGCCCCGGTCCTGCTGTGGGCCGTGCCGTGCTGGGTGCTGCTGTACACCGGACAGCACTGGCCGCTGCCCGTCACCGTGGCCGGCACCTGTCTCTTCGCGCTCGGCCTCGTCACCATGCCGGTCGCGATGATGCGGGGCCACGGCAAGCGGCAGCAGGACCGGGCGGCGATCGTCGGGGACAGCATGCTCGGCTCCATCTGGGTGCTGTTCACCTGGTCCGTGCTGCTGGGCACCGTGCTGCGGCTCGTCCTGGCCCTGGCCGGGGCCGGTGACGGGCAGGACCGGGCGAGGATCGTCACCTGGTCGGTGCTCGGGGCCGCCGCCGCCCTGCTCGGCTGGGGTTACGCCGAGGCGCGCCGGGTGCCGAGGGTGCGCCGGGTCGACGTACGACTGCCGCGCCTCGGGCGGGGCCTGGACGGGACGCGGGTCGTCCTCATCACCGATACGCACTACGGGCCGCTGGACCGGGCCCGCTGGTCGGAGCGGGTGTGCGCGGAGGTCAACGCGCTGGAGGCGGACGTGGTCTGCCACACCGGTGACATCGCGGACGGCACCGCCGATCGCCGCCGCGCCCAGGCCGCCCCGCTCGGCACGGTGCGCGCGGCCCACGCCCGCGTCTACGTCACCGGGAACCACGAGTACTACAGCGAGGCGCAGGGCTGGGTGGACCTGATGGACGAGCTGGGCTGGCAGCCGCTGCGCAACCGGCACGTCCTGGTCGAACGCGGCGGCGACACCCTCGTGGTCGCCGGTGTGGACGACGTCACCGCCGAGTCCTCCGGGCTGGCCGGTCACCGGGCGCACCTCGCCGGGGCGCTGGACGGCGCCGATCCGGAGCTGCCGGTCCTGCTGCTCGCCCATCAGCCGAAGTTCATCGACCGGGCCGCCGAGGGCGGCGTCGACCTCCAGCTGTCGGGCCACACCCACGGCGGCCAGATCTGGCCCTTCCACTACCTGGTCCGGCTCGACCAGCCGGCCGTCGCCGGGCTGAGCCGCCACGGCGACCGCACGCAGCTGTACACCAGCCGGGGCACCGGGTTCTGGGGCCCGCCGTTCCGCGTCTTCGCGCCCAGCGAGATCACCCTCCTGGTGCTGCGCGCACCGGACGGAGCGGCCGGCACCGCCGCGTCCTGA
- a CDS encoding helix-turn-helix domain-containing protein, with amino-acid sequence MTGVPTVWQEMAAAEMAPDNRFEWFEQVVSDVLLPTEFRAADPGAFDAQGGMLALGTVQLARFSYGPLRSRRTPELIRRGDPEQYQLALVTRGSAWFAQQGGEAELGVGGMALWDTSRPYESGSGTDGRDVEVIVLQIPKDRMPLPSQRMNRVLARSVPGDAGMGAILAGFLTNLAATGADCSPEQLGVLGEMAVDMAASCLADRIGASPVRAPAELRTHVLLRRVNAFIDHHIGDPGLSPGLIAARHHLSLRSLHALFRDQPESVAATIRRRRLDGCRTDLARPELRRQPIGVVAARWGFPDATVFSRAFRAAYGMAPRDYRAAALGRASGELRVSGT; translated from the coding sequence GTGACGGGGGTGCCGACGGTGTGGCAGGAGATGGCGGCGGCCGAGATGGCGCCGGACAACCGCTTCGAGTGGTTCGAGCAGGTGGTGTCCGACGTCCTGCTTCCCACGGAGTTCCGCGCCGCGGACCCGGGCGCCTTCGACGCGCAGGGCGGGATGCTCGCTCTCGGGACCGTGCAGTTGGCCCGCTTCAGCTACGGGCCGCTGCGCTCGCGCAGGACCCCGGAGCTGATCCGGAGGGGGGATCCGGAGCAGTACCAGCTGGCGCTGGTGACGCGGGGCTCGGCGTGGTTCGCTCAGCAGGGCGGCGAGGCCGAACTGGGCGTCGGCGGCATGGCGTTGTGGGACACCTCGCGTCCGTACGAGTCCGGCTCGGGCACGGACGGGCGGGACGTCGAGGTGATCGTCCTCCAGATACCGAAGGACCGGATGCCGTTGCCGTCGCAGCGGATGAACCGGGTCCTCGCGCGGAGCGTCCCGGGCGACGCGGGGATGGGCGCGATCCTGGCCGGTTTCCTGACGAACCTCGCCGCCACGGGGGCCGACTGCTCGCCCGAACAGCTCGGCGTGCTGGGCGAGATGGCCGTGGACATGGCCGCGTCCTGCCTGGCCGACCGGATCGGCGCCTCCCCGGTGCGGGCGCCCGCCGAGCTACGGACGCACGTCCTGCTGCGACGCGTCAACGCCTTCATCGACCATCACATCGGCGACCCCGGACTGTCCCCGGGCCTCATCGCCGCCCGCCACCACCTGTCGCTGCGGAGCCTGCACGCGCTCTTCCGCGACCAGCCGGAGAGCGTCGCCGCGACCATCCGCCGCCGCCGGCTCGACGGCTGCCGCACGGACCTGGCCCGCCCGGAGCTGCGCCGGCAGCCCATCGGGGTCGTCGCCGCCCGGTGGGGCTTCCCCGACGCGACCGTCTTCAGCCGGGCCTTCCGGGCGGCGTACGGGATGGCTCCGCGCGACTACCGCGCGGCGGCCCTGGGCCGGGCGAGCGGCGAACTGCGGGTATCCGGAACCTGA
- a CDS encoding IclR family transcriptional regulator: protein MSTLANARDVLRLLARLQRDLTVTDVAGALDLPKSSVSRTLSMMAEYGFLDRDPVSRAYRPGELVMEASYHFRASRSTASLLEEELAKLVADIGYTGYVDVLDGAESLVLHMRIGTVGALQAYTPAGTRAPAYASSMGRALLARLDDAQVLRLVDARLEQATGSAPRTPGELVSSLARVRADGWESSRGEFVPNVAGISAAVVDGETGQVFGIGIALPAPELRHENEARFGRAVRDAARRVGKRIGDPYWLRYVAE, encoded by the coding sequence GTGAGCACACTCGCCAACGCGCGGGACGTCCTGCGGCTGCTGGCGCGCCTTCAGCGCGACCTGACCGTGACGGACGTGGCGGGCGCCCTCGACCTGCCGAAGAGCTCCGTGTCACGGACGCTGAGCATGATGGCCGAATACGGCTTCCTGGACCGCGACCCGGTGAGCCGCGCCTACCGGCCCGGCGAACTCGTCATGGAAGCCTCGTACCACTTCCGCGCCTCCCGCTCCACGGCCTCCCTCCTGGAGGAGGAGCTGGCCAAGCTGGTGGCCGACATCGGCTACACCGGTTACGTGGACGTGCTCGACGGCGCCGAATCGCTGGTGCTGCACATGCGGATCGGCACCGTCGGCGCCCTCCAGGCGTACACCCCGGCCGGCACCCGCGCCCCCGCCTACGCCAGCTCCATGGGGCGCGCCCTGCTGGCCCGCCTGGACGACGCGCAGGTGCTGCGGCTGGTCGACGCCCGCCTCGAACAGGCCACCGGATCGGCTCCCCGCACCCCCGGTGAGCTGGTCTCCTCGCTGGCCCGGGTGCGCGCGGACGGCTGGGAGTCCTCACGCGGCGAGTTCGTGCCGAACGTCGCGGGCATCTCCGCCGCCGTCGTGGACGGCGAGACGGGGCAGGTCTTCGGCATAGGTATCGCCCTGCCCGCCCCGGAGCTGCGCCACGAGAACGAGGCCCGCTTCGGACGCGCGGTGCGGGACGCCGCACGACGCGTCGGGAAGCGGATCGGCGACCCGTACTGGCTGCGGTACGTGGCCGAGTAG
- a CDS encoding OPT/YSL family transporter → MSTDATHRAVTDAPATAPAGGRHPRALAPGNLILTVVLSVFGAVVGVQLLATLGVTPSTSLIGALAAMTLARVPLVAFRGFRSVHAQNLAQTSISSATFGAANSLFLPIGIPFLFGMDDMIVPMLVGVSVAMLVDAWLLYRMYDTPAFPAKNPWPLGLAAAEAIRAGDEGGRRAKVLGLGLVTGLVGAVFSLPMSAFGVALIGGFGAMAAFGVGLLFTQYADPLFGLDLNAMYLPHGMMIGAGLVALVQVARTILGARRANAAQARSAAGAPEGAGEGARRLGRSMRLGLGAYLAISVLLAFGTGAATHMSPGMLIGFLVYASVAAFLHELLVGIASMHSGWFPAFAIALITLLLGILIGFPPEALVVLSGFTAATGPAFADMGYDLKTGYLLRGENADPAFELEGRRQQLIAAMIGFGVAIAVVLVSYRMFFDNGQTAPIDAAYVAAIKAGPSVETAKHLALWAVPGAIVQLVGGSKRQLGILLATGLLITTPMAGWMVAAGIAARVLAPRLLGRDVKGDLEVFAGGAIAGDALYSFGNGVFKAAK, encoded by the coding sequence ATGAGCACCGACGCGACGCACCGGGCCGTCACCGACGCCCCGGCCACCGCACCCGCCGGAGGACGCCATCCGCGCGCCCTCGCGCCCGGCAACCTGATCCTGACCGTGGTGCTCAGCGTGTTCGGCGCGGTCGTCGGTGTGCAGCTGCTCGCCACCCTCGGCGTCACGCCCAGCACCTCGCTGATCGGCGCGCTGGCCGCGATGACGCTGGCCCGTGTGCCGCTCGTCGCCTTCCGCGGCTTCCGCTCGGTCCACGCCCAGAACCTGGCGCAGACGAGCATCTCGTCGGCCACCTTCGGCGCCGCGAACAGCCTGTTCCTGCCGATCGGCATCCCGTTCCTGTTCGGGATGGACGACATGATCGTCCCGATGCTGGTCGGCGTCTCGGTCGCGATGCTGGTCGACGCCTGGCTGCTGTACCGGATGTACGACACCCCGGCTTTCCCCGCGAAGAACCCGTGGCCCCTCGGGCTCGCCGCCGCCGAGGCGATCCGGGCCGGCGACGAGGGCGGCCGACGCGCCAAGGTGCTCGGGCTCGGGCTGGTGACCGGGCTGGTGGGCGCGGTGTTCTCGCTGCCGATGTCGGCGTTCGGCGTGGCCCTGATCGGCGGCTTCGGCGCGATGGCCGCGTTCGGTGTGGGCCTGCTGTTCACGCAGTACGCGGACCCGCTGTTCGGGCTCGACCTGAACGCGATGTACCTGCCGCACGGGATGATGATCGGCGCCGGTCTCGTCGCCCTCGTCCAGGTCGCCCGGACCATCCTCGGCGCCCGGCGGGCGAACGCGGCGCAGGCCCGCTCGGCGGCCGGTGCCCCGGAGGGCGCGGGGGAGGGCGCGCGGCGGCTGGGGCGCTCGATGCGTCTCGGCCTCGGCGCCTACCTCGCGATCTCGGTCCTGCTGGCCTTCGGGACCGGCGCGGCCACGCACATGAGCCCGGGCATGCTGATCGGCTTCCTGGTGTACGCGTCCGTCGCGGCGTTCCTGCACGAGCTGCTGGTCGGCATCGCGTCCATGCACTCCGGCTGGTTCCCGGCCTTCGCGATCGCCCTGATCACCCTGCTGCTCGGCATCCTCATCGGCTTCCCGCCCGAGGCGCTGGTCGTGCTCTCCGGCTTCACGGCCGCGACCGGCCCCGCCTTCGCGGACATGGGGTACGACCTGAAGACCGGCTACCTGCTGCGCGGCGAGAACGCGGACCCGGCGTTCGAGCTGGAGGGCCGCCGCCAGCAGCTGATCGCCGCGATGATCGGCTTCGGCGTCGCGATCGCCGTCGTCCTCGTCTCGTACCGGATGTTCTTCGACAACGGGCAGACCGCCCCGATCGACGCCGCGTACGTCGCCGCGATCAAGGCGGGCCCGTCCGTCGAGACCGCGAAGCACCTCGCGCTGTGGGCGGTCCCCGGGGCGATCGTGCAGCTCGTCGGCGGGTCGAAGCGGCAGCTCGGGATCCTGCTCGCGACCGGGCTGCTCATCACGACCCCGATGGCCGGCTGGATGGTCGCCGCCGGCATCGCCGCCCGCGTCCTCGCCCCGCGCCTGCTCGGCCGGGACGTCAAGGGCGACCTGGAGGTCTTCGCCGGCGGTGCGATCGCCGGCGACGCCCTCTACTCCTTCGGCAACGGCGTGTTCAAGGCCGCCAAGTAA
- a CDS encoding DUF917 family protein, translated as MKRQLTHDDIRAAVYGGAVLGGGGGGFVERGLRTAELALQVGTPELWSADEFADGDLTATVALVGAPAAPDPQVLPTHLVRALELLRRELPGDLVALHTNENGAETTINGWFHSALTGLPVIDLACNGRAHPSSQMGAMGLHRRDGYRSSQGYAGGKPHAYVEGAVSGRLDATSNVVRRASVEAGGWVGVARNPVEVGYAVRNGAPGAIGFAIELGHRFLAEGPAGAAARLGGEIAAAGTVRAYRCEQREGLDVGVAVLDDAQGTTLHFVNEYMALDLADGRRAAFPDLITTFDEAGQPLASADVAVGQRIEVLVAPAENLLLSPTMYMPEVYAPVEALLGIEFAPAEKAFAHV; from the coding sequence GTGAAGCGACAGCTGACCCATGACGACATCCGCGCGGCCGTGTACGGCGGTGCCGTACTCGGCGGAGGCGGCGGCGGCTTCGTGGAGCGGGGGCTGCGCACCGCCGAGCTGGCCCTCCAGGTCGGCACGCCCGAGCTGTGGAGCGCCGACGAGTTCGCGGACGGCGACCTGACCGCGACGGTGGCCCTGGTCGGCGCCCCCGCGGCGCCCGACCCGCAGGTGCTGCCGACGCACCTGGTGCGCGCGCTGGAGCTGCTGCGCCGCGAGCTGCCGGGCGACCTCGTCGCGCTGCACACCAACGAGAACGGCGCCGAGACCACGATCAACGGCTGGTTCCACTCCGCGCTCACCGGCCTGCCCGTCATCGACCTGGCGTGCAACGGCCGCGCCCACCCCTCCAGCCAGATGGGCGCGATGGGCCTGCACCGCCGCGACGGCTACCGGTCCAGCCAGGGTTACGCGGGCGGCAAGCCGCACGCCTATGTCGAGGGGGCCGTCTCCGGCCGCCTGGACGCGACGTCGAACGTGGTCCGCCGCGCGTCCGTGGAGGCGGGCGGCTGGGTGGGCGTCGCCCGCAACCCGGTCGAGGTCGGCTACGCCGTCCGCAACGGCGCCCCGGGCGCCATCGGCTTCGCGATCGAGCTGGGGCACCGCTTCCTGGCCGAGGGACCGGCCGGCGCGGCCGCGCGGCTGGGCGGCGAGATCGCCGCGGCGGGGACCGTACGCGCGTACCGCTGCGAGCAGCGCGAGGGCCTGGACGTGGGCGTCGCCGTGCTCGACGACGCCCAGGGCACCACGCTGCACTTCGTCAACGAGTACATGGCGCTGGACCTGGCGGACGGCCGCCGCGCCGCGTTCCCGGACCTGATCACGACGTTCGACGAGGCGGGGCAGCCGCTCGCCTCCGCCGATGTCGCGGTCGGGCAGCGGATCGAGGTCCTGGTCGCCCCGGCGGAGAACCTGCTGCTGTCCCCGACGATGTACATGCCCGAGGTGTACGCCCCCGTCGAGGCGCTGCTCGGCATCGAGTTCGCGCCCGCCGAGAAGGCGTTCGCCCATGTCTGA
- a CDS encoding M20/M25/M40 family metallo-hydrolase encodes MSEPFLADPGPVREFCDARWEAEILPLVRDHIRVPAVSPAYDPEWEARGHLDRAVDAAAAWLRGVPLPGLRTEVLRAPGRTPLVFFEVPGAGARSEETVLFYGHLDKQPEGEGWTGGRTAWEPSFDGTRLYGRGGADDGYALPASVTAIRALAEQGAARPRCVGVFEAGEESGSPDLDHWFEVLADRIGEVGLVVCLDSGAGDYERLWLVTSLRGACGGTLDVRVLGDGAHSGDAGGVVPSSFRVLRQLLDRVEDGATGLLRPAVLHGEVPPERREQTREAAALLGDGVRERFDWYGDTSAVADDPGELLLNRAWRPSLEVTGADGLPPVASAGNVLRPHTRVKLALRLPPTVDAAAAVAELGRLLEADPPYGAAVRFTPDRVLADGWHAPAEEPWLSAALSGASRACFDGADVARIGQGGTIPLMGKLSRQFPGAQFLACGVLGPGANAHGPNESLHVPYARRLTASLSLTLNAFAVREPEEAG; translated from the coding sequence ATGTCTGAGCCGTTCCTCGCCGATCCGGGCCCGGTACGGGAGTTCTGCGACGCGCGGTGGGAGGCCGAGATCCTTCCGCTGGTCCGGGACCACATCCGCGTCCCGGCGGTCAGCCCCGCGTACGACCCCGAGTGGGAGGCCCGGGGCCACCTGGACCGGGCCGTCGACGCGGCGGCGGCCTGGCTGCGCGGGGTGCCGCTGCCGGGCCTGCGCACCGAAGTTCTGCGCGCCCCCGGCCGTACGCCCCTGGTCTTCTTCGAGGTCCCCGGCGCGGGCGCCCGGTCCGAGGAGACCGTCCTCTTCTACGGCCACCTCGACAAGCAGCCCGAGGGCGAGGGCTGGACCGGGGGCCGCACCGCCTGGGAGCCGTCCTTCGACGGCACCCGGCTGTACGGGCGCGGCGGCGCCGACGACGGTTACGCGCTGCCCGCGTCGGTGACCGCGATCCGGGCGCTGGCGGAGCAGGGCGCGGCCCGGCCCCGGTGCGTCGGGGTGTTCGAGGCCGGGGAGGAGTCCGGCAGCCCGGACCTGGACCACTGGTTCGAGGTACTGGCGGACCGGATCGGCGAGGTGGGCCTGGTGGTCTGCCTGGACTCCGGCGCGGGCGACTACGAACGGCTGTGGCTGGTCACGTCGTTGCGCGGGGCCTGCGGCGGCACGCTCGACGTGCGGGTCCTCGGCGACGGCGCGCACTCCGGGGACGCCGGGGGCGTGGTGCCGTCGTCGTTCCGGGTGCTGCGGCAGCTGCTCGACCGCGTCGAGGACGGGGCGACGGGCCTGCTGCGCCCCGCCGTCCTGCATGGCGAGGTGCCCCCGGAGCGCCGGGAGCAGACCCGCGAGGCGGCGGCCCTGCTCGGCGACGGGGTGCGGGAGCGCTTCGACTGGTACGGGGACACCTCGGCGGTGGCCGACGACCCCGGGGAGCTGCTGCTCAACCGGGCGTGGCGCCCCAGCCTGGAGGTCACCGGGGCGGACGGGCTGCCCCCGGTCGCCTCGGCCGGCAACGTGCTGCGCCCGCACACCCGGGTGAAGCTGGCGCTGCGGCTGCCGCCGACGGTGGACGCCGCGGCGGCCGTCGCGGAGCTGGGCAGGCTCCTGGAGGCGGACCCGCCGTACGGCGCGGCGGTCCGCTTCACCCCCGACCGGGTCCTCGCGGACGGCTGGCACGCGCCCGCCGAGGAGCCGTGGCTGAGCGCCGCGCTCTCCGGGGCGAGCCGGGCCTGCTTCGACGGGGCGGACGTCGCCCGGATCGGACAGGGCGGCACGATCCCGCTGATGGGGAAGCTGTCCCGGCAGTTCCCCGGGGCCCAGTTCCTGGCCTGCGGAGTGCTGGGCCCGGGGGCGAACGCCCACGGCCCGAACGAGTCGCTGCACGTCCCGTACGCGCGGCGCCTCACCGCGAGCCTGTCCCTGACCCTGAACGCCTTCGCCGTACGGGAGCCGGAAGAGGCGGGGTGA
- a CDS encoding class F sortase yields MTLSVTSSLVAGIVWASSDSPDDPVAAAHGNDAAGGGDRPVSHAPLSPSRPVKVAVPAIFIEAPVTGLGLDRKGHLGAPPMSKPREVGWYRDGPSPGEKGTSLIVGHRDTETGPAIFLNLNALHKGDKVTVTRADKQKAVFTVDAVETYTKDKFPDDKVYGSTGRAELRLMTCGGRFNKKDGYAANVVVFAHLTSLKKV; encoded by the coding sequence ATGACATTGAGCGTGACCTCCTCGCTGGTGGCCGGCATCGTCTGGGCGAGTTCCGACTCGCCCGACGATCCGGTCGCCGCCGCCCACGGCAACGACGCCGCGGGCGGCGGCGACCGGCCGGTCTCGCACGCTCCCCTCTCCCCGTCGCGGCCGGTGAAGGTCGCGGTGCCCGCGATCTTCATCGAGGCGCCGGTCACCGGCCTCGGACTCGACAGGAAGGGGCACCTCGGCGCCCCGCCCATGAGCAAGCCCCGGGAGGTGGGCTGGTACCGCGACGGGCCCTCGCCCGGCGAGAAGGGCACCTCGCTGATCGTCGGCCACCGCGACACGGAGACCGGACCGGCGATCTTCCTCAACCTCAACGCCCTGCACAAGGGCGACAAGGTCACCGTCACCCGGGCCGACAAGCAGAAAGCGGTCTTCACGGTCGACGCCGTGGAGACGTACACCAAGGACAAGTTCCCCGACGACAAGGTGTACGGCAGCACCGGCCGTGCGGAGCTGCGCCTCATGACGTGCGGCGGACGCTTCAACAAGAAGGACGGCTACGCGGCCAACGTCGTCGTCTTCGCCCACCTCACGTCATTGAAGAAGGTGTGA
- a CDS encoding ABC transporter ATP-binding protein, with translation MKTPDAAAPDAAADADALLTVRDLRVSFPGKGRRAPETEVLKGVGLSVRAGETLGLVGESGSGKSTIGRAVLGLVPVRSGTITFDGERIEHATARRRRALSRDLQVIFQDPYTSLNPSRTIGDTLAEPLIGQGTGAREARGRVAGLLERVHLPSDAADRLPREFSGGQRQRVAIARALALRPRLVICDEPVSALDLTTQRTVLDLLLEIQEETGVAYLFVSHDLAVVRFMSHRVSVIHRGEIVETGDAATVTSEPRHAYTRTLLLASPVADVAEQRRRRAAAEAGVGPG, from the coding sequence ATGAAGACCCCCGACGCCGCCGCGCCCGACGCCGCCGCCGACGCGGACGCCCTGCTCACCGTGCGGGACCTGCGGGTCTCCTTCCCCGGCAAGGGGAGGCGCGCCCCGGAGACCGAGGTCCTCAAGGGCGTCGGGCTCTCCGTCAGGGCCGGGGAGACCCTGGGGCTGGTCGGCGAGTCCGGCTCCGGCAAGTCCACCATCGGGCGTGCCGTCCTCGGGCTCGTCCCGGTGCGCTCCGGCACGATCACCTTCGACGGCGAACGCATCGAGCACGCCACCGCCCGCCGCCGCAGGGCCCTCAGCCGCGACCTCCAGGTGATCTTCCAGGACCCGTACACCTCCCTGAACCCCTCGCGCACCATCGGGGACACCCTCGCCGAGCCGCTGATCGGGCAGGGCACGGGGGCACGGGAGGCCCGGGGGAGGGTCGCCGGGCTGCTGGAGCGGGTCCATCTGCCGTCCGACGCGGCGGACCGGCTGCCCCGGGAGTTCTCCGGAGGGCAGCGGCAGCGGGTCGCGATCGCCCGGGCGCTGGCCCTGCGCCCCCGGCTGGTCATCTGCGACGAGCCGGTGTCCGCACTGGACCTGACGACCCAGCGGACGGTGCTCGACCTGCTCCTGGAGATCCAGGAGGAGACGGGGGTCGCGTACCTCTTCGTCTCGCACGACTTGGCCGTCGTCCGCTTCATGAGCCACCGCGTGTCGGTCATCCACCGGGGCGAGATCGTGGAGACGGGCGACGCCGCCACGGTCACCTCCGAGCCGCGCCACGCCTACACGCGCACCCTGCTGCTCGCCTCGCCGGTGGCGGACGTGGCCGAGCAGCGCAGGCGGCGCGCGGCGGCCGAGGCCGGGGTCGGCCCGGGCTGA